One stretch of Gadus macrocephalus chromosome 12, ASM3116895v1 DNA includes these proteins:
- the LOC132469864 gene encoding transmembrane protein 275-like: MAPDDPLSSKPPLGTPTAPAQTRLPKKRATRPPHNLPSPALCCACGLCVTLAGVNITLVGAFAFGTLLPSNNPPIIIGPLLLLVALAFFTTCCVFSRRSARPATSVGAAGCDSSSGLMMMKMGGAVAFEMETSEHTLPDTIAVQLSPTDSLTSSSPIQEEHPALGATTGTAHGLGEGEAGPADGTPTLP; this comes from the coding sequence ATGGCCCCGGatgaccccctctcctccaagcCACCGCTTGGAACACCAACCGCTCCCGCTCAAACCAGGCTCCCCAAGAAGCGCGCCACGCGGCCGCCGCATAACCTGCCATCTCCGGCGCTGTGCTGCGCTTGCGGGCTGTGCGTCACGCTAGCCGGCGTCAACATTACCCTAGTGGGCGCCTTTGCGTTCGGCACCCTCCTGCCCAGCAACAACCCGCCCATCATCATCGGACCCCTCCTCCTACTCGTGGCTTTGGCCTTTTTCACGACGTGCTGTGTGTTCAGCAGGAGGTCCGCGCGCCCCGCTACGTCTGTGGGCGCGGCGGGGTGCGACTCGAGCTCGgggctgatgatgatgaagatgggaGGCGCCGTGGCGTTTGAGATGGAGACCAGTGAGCACACGCTACCGGACACCATCGCCGTTCAGCTCAGCCCCACCGACTCCCTGACATCGTCATCGCCCATCCAGGAGGAGCACCCTGCTCTAGGCGCAACCACGGGGACAGCGCATGGGTTGGGTGAAGGAGAGGCGGGCCCTGCTGATGGGACCCCAACCCTTCCTTGA